The proteins below come from a single Prolixibacter sp. NT017 genomic window:
- a CDS encoding HAD hydrolase family protein: protein MTEIKMVITDLDGTLLQADHSISKADYATLVELGKLGICRVAATGRNLMKVKQVLTPDMPFDFVIFSSGAGLINWKQQKLLMAMSIPADEAGEIIQFLMAEKLNFKVSREIPDNHHFAWWRSNPCEEFERYLNYHKVLGDAVQLKENDAFPISQVLIFLPRDAEHFDVIKQKVLKQFPHVSVIRATSPLHPDFTWMEIFPEGVTKAHGVEAVCQLTGIPKENTLGIGNDFNDMELLDYTRLSYVVDNAPDELKFRYRNSRAHHEDGFSYAVRQHL, encoded by the coding sequence ATGACAGAAATAAAAATGGTGATAACCGACCTGGACGGCACGCTGTTGCAGGCAGATCATTCCATCAGTAAAGCAGACTACGCAACACTGGTAGAGTTGGGAAAATTGGGAATATGCCGGGTAGCAGCCACCGGAAGAAATCTGATGAAGGTAAAACAGGTACTTACGCCCGATATGCCGTTTGATTTTGTCATCTTCAGCTCTGGTGCAGGTTTGATTAACTGGAAACAACAAAAGTTGCTGATGGCCATGAGTATTCCGGCCGATGAAGCAGGAGAAATTATTCAGTTTCTGATGGCCGAAAAACTCAACTTCAAAGTTTCGCGCGAAATTCCGGACAATCACCATTTTGCCTGGTGGAGAAGTAACCCCTGTGAAGAATTTGAACGTTACCTCAATTACCACAAGGTGTTGGGAGACGCGGTTCAATTAAAAGAAAACGATGCTTTTCCCATTTCCCAGGTTTTAATATTTCTTCCGCGCGACGCAGAACATTTTGACGTCATCAAGCAAAAAGTACTGAAGCAATTTCCGCACGTTAGTGTTATACGGGCCACTTCGCCGCTACATCCCGATTTCACCTGGATGGAAATCTTCCCGGAAGGAGTTACCAAAGCACACGGTGTGGAAGCGGTCTGCCAGTTAACAGGTATTCCCAAAGAAAATACGCTGGGTATCGGAAACGATTTTAACGATATGGAATTGCTCGATTACACCCGGCTTTCGTATGTTGTCGACAATGCACCAGACGAATTGAAGTTTCGTTACCGGAACAGCCGGGCTCACCATGAAGACGGATTTTCGTATGCTGTTCGACAACATTTGTAA